The proteins below are encoded in one region of Leishmania major strain Friedlin complete genome, chromosome 7:
- a CDS encoding putative ubiquitin carrier protein gives MPNPLVRLGKELKEATEHPDPDIHLELYDPTKGSDGSRSSQGAALQPSQQQPGLYTWLAILKGPPDTPFAGGSYRLVLSIPHEYPLVPPKAAFITKVFHPNVEFNTGNVCLDILKKRWSPVWTLSSVCRAILNLLAEPESDSPFNCDAGNLLRAGDMEGYASLVRYYAITDAGAPPFADNEE, from the coding sequence ATGCCCAATCCACTTGTGCGGCTCGGCaaggagctgaaggaggcgacggagcACCCCGACCCGGATATCCACCTGGAGCTGTATGACCCCACcaagggcagcgacggcagccgcagtaGCCAGGGCGCTGCGTTGCAgccttcgcagcagcagcccggGCTTTACACATGGCTGGCGATTCTCAAGGGCCCACCTGATACACCGTTCGCGGGCGGCAGCTATCGACTAGTGTTGAGCATCCCGCACGAGTATCCCCTCGTCCCCCCGAAGGCTGCCTTTATTACAAAGGTGTTCCACCCCAACGTCGAGTTCAACACGGGCAACGTCTGTCTTGATATTCTCAAGAAGCGGTGGTCGCCCGTGTGGACGCTAAGCTCCGTGTGCCGCGCGATTCTAAATCTACTGGCGGAGCCAGAGTCGGATAGCCCGTTCAACTGCGATGCCGGAAACCTTCTGCGCGCTGGCGACATGGAGGGTTACGCGAGTCTGGTGCGGTACTACGCCATCACCGACGCGGGAGCACCGCCTTTCGCGGATAACGAGGAGTGA